The following are encoded in a window of Rosa chinensis cultivar Old Blush chromosome 4, RchiOBHm-V2, whole genome shotgun sequence genomic DNA:
- the LOC121052560 gene encoding uncharacterized protein LOC121052560, with protein sequence MVRKPYLLWKLFQVNNSSELRFEMPRAIISDGGSHFCNRSIEALLRKYNVTHKVSTSYNPHISGQAEVSNRKIKKILEKIVCPNCKDWSQRLDDALWAFWIVYKTPIGMSPFRLVYKKACHLPVELEHRAWWAVKSFNMDVDEAELQRKLQVNELEEIRNDAYESSRIYKERTKAFHD encoded by the exons ATGGTGAGGAAGCCATACCTCTTGTGGAAATTGTTCCAGGtgaacaactcttcggaatTGAG GTTCGAAATGCCTAGGGCAATCATAAGTGATGGAGGATCACACTTCTGCAACAGATCGATTGAAGCCTTGCTTAGAAAGTACAATGTAACACACAAGGTGTCAACATCATATAACCCACACATTAGTGGACAAGCAGAGGTGTCAAATCGCAAGATCAAGAAGATTTTGGAGAAAATTGTCTGTCCTAATTGCAAGGATTGGAGTCAAAGGCTAGATGACGCCTTGTGGGCTTTCTGGATAGTGTATAAGACACCAATAGGAATGAGTCCCTTTAGGTTGGTGTACAAGAAAGCTTGCCACCTTCCTGTGGAATTGGAACAtcgagcttggtgggctgtgaagagCTTTAACATGGACGTCGATGAAGCTGAACTTCAAAGGAAGCTTCAAGTGAATGAGTTGGAAGAAATACGTAATGATGCATACGAGAGCTCAAGGATTTATAAAGAGAGAACCAAGGCCTTTCATGACTAG